In the Natrinema amylolyticum genome, one interval contains:
- a CDS encoding aldo/keto reductase, with the protein MARDSLPGIGLGTYSEDDREQWRDTVETALDVGYRHVDTAQVYENEQYVGEALRSASVDREDVFLSTKTVHHDVPADPAAVPDAIDGRLERLGVETVDLLYVHWPSGVYDHETILPAYDEAYRAGKTRNVGLSNFTPDLLDEALEVLDAPLFAHQAEMHPLLPQEELVAHAQDHDYRFVAYSPLANGEILDVPEIRRVAEKHDATPAQVSLAWLLDHDNVAAIPKASSREHLEQNVAARELELDADDVELIDSIDRRHRVIDPDHGPWNW; encoded by the coding sequence ATGGCCCGCGATTCGTTGCCGGGCATCGGCCTCGGCACGTACTCCGAAGACGACCGCGAGCAGTGGCGCGACACCGTCGAGACGGCGTTAGACGTCGGCTACCGCCACGTCGATACGGCGCAGGTGTACGAAAACGAGCAATACGTCGGCGAGGCGCTCCGATCCGCGTCGGTCGATCGCGAGGACGTCTTCCTCTCGACGAAGACGGTCCACCACGACGTCCCGGCCGACCCCGCGGCCGTTCCCGACGCGATCGACGGCCGCCTCGAGCGCCTCGGCGTCGAGACCGTCGATCTCCTGTACGTTCACTGGCCCTCCGGCGTCTACGACCACGAGACGATCCTGCCCGCCTACGACGAGGCCTACCGAGCGGGGAAGACTCGCAACGTCGGCCTCTCGAACTTCACGCCGGACCTGCTCGACGAGGCCCTCGAGGTCCTCGACGCGCCGCTGTTCGCCCATCAGGCCGAGATGCACCCCCTGCTTCCACAGGAGGAGCTGGTCGCCCACGCACAGGACCACGACTACCGGTTCGTCGCCTACTCGCCGCTGGCGAACGGCGAGATCCTCGACGTGCCCGAAATCCGGCGGGTCGCCGAGAAACACGACGCGACGCCGGCGCAGGTGTCTCTCGCGTGGCTCCTCGATCACGACAACGTCGCCGCGATTCCCAAGGCCAGCAGCCGCGAGCACCTCGAGCAGAACGTGGCGGCGCGGGAACTCGAACTCGACGCCGACGACGTCGAACTGATCGACTCGATCGACCGTCGGCATCGCGTGATCGATCCCGATCACGGACCGTGGAACTGGTGA
- the thiM gene encoding hydroxyethylthiazole kinase, translated as MSVTDIAADDLADSVRTVRETEPLVQHLTNTVTINDVANLTLHWGGLPVMADSFGDAGEMAEAARAVVINIGQVPDGRVEAMHEAGRKANERGIPVVLDPVGVGSTPSRDAVAESLLSEVDFAAIKGNYGEISALAGVEADVKGVESIGDYEEIEETARSVAESTGSIVVASGVEDVVADADGAVRLTAGHEMLGEVVGTGCMLAATIGTFGGALEDASEAAVHGTLAFGIAGERAAETEYAGPGSYRTNFRDAVYGVTGDVVDDLALADRIEQEL; from the coding sequence ATGAGCGTTACTGACATCGCCGCCGACGACCTCGCGGATTCGGTCCGAACGGTCCGGGAGACGGAGCCGCTCGTCCAGCACTTGACCAACACGGTGACGATCAACGACGTGGCGAACCTGACCCTCCACTGGGGCGGGCTGCCGGTGATGGCCGACTCCTTCGGGGACGCCGGCGAGATGGCCGAGGCCGCGCGCGCGGTCGTGATCAACATCGGCCAGGTGCCCGACGGCCGCGTCGAAGCCATGCACGAGGCCGGCCGAAAGGCGAACGAGCGCGGGATCCCGGTCGTCCTCGACCCCGTCGGCGTGGGCTCGACGCCCTCGCGCGACGCGGTCGCCGAGAGCCTCCTCTCGGAGGTCGACTTCGCCGCGATCAAGGGCAACTACGGCGAGATCAGCGCGCTCGCCGGCGTCGAGGCCGACGTGAAAGGCGTCGAGTCTATCGGCGACTACGAGGAGATCGAGGAGACCGCCCGATCCGTCGCCGAGTCGACCGGCTCGATCGTCGTCGCATCGGGCGTCGAGGACGTCGTCGCCGACGCCGACGGCGCGGTTCGGCTCACCGCCGGCCACGAGATGCTCGGCGAGGTCGTCGGCACCGGCTGTATGCTCGCCGCGACCATCGGGACCTTCGGTGGCGCGCTCGAGGACGCCAGCGAGGCCGCCGTCCACGGCACGCTCGCGTTCGGCATCGCGGGCGAGCGCGCGGCCGAGACGGAGTACGCCGGACCGGGAAGCTACCGAACGAACTTCCGCGACGCCGTCTACGGCGTCACCGGCGACGTCGTCGACGACCTCGCGCTCGCGGATCGGATCGAACAGGAACTCTGA
- a CDS encoding GNAT family N-acetyltransferase, with translation MTADARIRVATPADAAAVRDIYAPFCESTAVTFEETAPAEAELADRIESTLECHPWLVCEVDTEVVGYAYAGPLRKRRAYEWVVELSVYVANSARRTGVGQALYESLFAVLERQGIRDAYAVTTVPNPETERFHERMGFERLVDFPAIGYTQDEWQDVAWWRRPLAEKSDTPERPRPFPAVREDDDWESLVRTGEDSLELS, from the coding sequence ATGACAGCAGACGCTCGAATTCGGGTCGCGACTCCGGCGGACGCGGCCGCCGTTCGCGACATCTACGCCCCCTTCTGCGAGTCGACGGCGGTCACGTTCGAGGAGACCGCGCCCGCAGAGGCCGAACTCGCCGACCGGATCGAGTCGACCCTCGAGTGCCATCCGTGGCTCGTCTGCGAGGTCGATACTGAGGTCGTCGGCTACGCCTACGCGGGGCCGCTCCGCAAACGCCGGGCCTACGAGTGGGTCGTCGAACTCTCGGTCTACGTCGCCAACTCGGCTCGACGGACGGGAGTGGGACAGGCGCTCTACGAGTCGCTGTTCGCCGTCCTCGAGCGCCAGGGGATCCGCGACGCCTACGCCGTGACGACGGTCCCGAACCCCGAGACCGAGCGGTTCCACGAGCGGATGGGGTTCGAGCGACTGGTCGACTTTCCGGCGATCGGCTACACGCAGGACGAGTGGCAGGACGTGGCCTGGTGGCGGCGACCGCTCGCCGAGAAATCGGACACGCCCGAGCGTCCGCGCCCGTTCCCGGCGGTTCGGGAGGACGACGACTGGGAGTCGCTCGTCCGGACGGGCGAGGACTCGCTCGAACTGTCCTGA
- the thiE gene encoding thiamine phosphate synthase codes for MNPSNWRTYLVTQASLSADRSTPEIVRAAIDGGVDAVQLREKDASARSRYELGLELRDLTAEAGVDLIVNDRIDIARAIDADGVHVGQSDLPVGVARDLLGPDAIVGCSTSTVAEAREAEAEGADYLGVGAVYGTSSKDVETENDGIGPERITDIAEAVSIPIVGIGGITADNAGPVVEAGAAGVAVISAITAASDPRAATETLAAAVETPKGVGHGGPSE; via the coding sequence GTGAATCCCTCGAACTGGCGGACCTACCTCGTCACGCAGGCGTCGCTGTCGGCCGACCGGTCGACGCCCGAGATCGTCCGCGCGGCTATCGACGGCGGCGTCGACGCCGTGCAACTGCGCGAAAAGGACGCGAGCGCTCGCTCGCGGTACGAACTCGGCCTCGAGTTACGCGACCTGACGGCCGAGGCGGGCGTCGATCTGATCGTCAACGACCGGATCGACATCGCGCGAGCGATCGATGCCGACGGCGTCCACGTCGGCCAGTCAGACCTGCCGGTCGGCGTCGCCCGCGACCTGCTCGGGCCGGACGCGATCGTCGGCTGCTCGACGTCGACAGTCGCCGAGGCCCGCGAGGCGGAAGCCGAGGGCGCGGACTATCTCGGCGTCGGGGCGGTCTACGGGACCTCCTCGAAGGACGTCGAGACGGAGAACGACGGGATCGGCCCGGAACGGATCACCGACATCGCCGAGGCGGTCTCGATTCCGATCGTCGGTATCGGCGGTATCACGGCCGACAACGCCGGACCCGTCGTTGAGGCGGGAGCGGCCGGCGTGGCCGTTATCAGCGCGATTACCGCGGCCTCGGATCCGCGGGCGGCGACCGAAACGCTTGCTGCCGCCGTCGAAACGCCGAAGGGAGTCGGCCACGGAGGACCCAGCGAATGA
- a CDS encoding Coenzyme F420 hydrogenase/dehydrogenase, beta subunit C-terminal domain, producing MGTNREDNERRFPHVPESDDDDDAVIVPDADGGASRSRENTDHAREGAIATDGGSEGDSCSPDTCTCGEKTATDAESETQPVATDGAGVANVDEMGELGDLEFTEPAEDVSQDVYDDSPDTRVGIPEGVDLETPEYSIRSRMNDIETPDEKTWFMELDEAVVDEGRCIQCGTCVAACPSDSIGIGDDGLPELVKMCTGCSLCWDFCPRGGLRYERQWKITGGDDNVKGAGDPITEFSAKVEDDWTDQAQDGGVVTGVLATLLEEGEIDGALVATESEEEEWKAESYLATTTEELIENAGTVYNQTMALGNLDLGQWEHKLPDKSWDELSIAIVGTPCEIEGIRALQDFEWDYQAQNEGIRAVDYTIALMCTKNFNYHSLMGEQLEEQRGISPSEIGKMDVLNGKMMVYDHDGEMIVEEDIENFHDAALKGCDECADFTGFCSDITVGSVGSSDDYSSVIIRTDQGMKAWEMTEPKLDYHDLEDKSAVGKLQGWDKKKAFESLERPFDPDAPRFIEYTDHAENYGTALNPHDQGH from the coding sequence ATGGGGACTAACCGCGAGGACAACGAGCGTCGTTTCCCACACGTCCCGGAATCGGACGACGATGACGACGCCGTCATCGTCCCCGACGCCGACGGCGGTGCGTCTCGCTCTCGAGAGAACACGGACCACGCACGGGAGGGTGCCATCGCTACCGATGGCGGCTCTGAGGGCGACAGCTGCTCGCCCGATACCTGTACCTGCGGCGAAAAGACAGCCACCGACGCCGAGTCCGAGACCCAGCCCGTCGCGACCGACGGTGCCGGCGTCGCCAACGTCGACGAGATGGGCGAACTCGGTGACCTCGAGTTCACCGAGCCCGCCGAGGACGTCAGTCAGGACGTCTACGACGACTCCCCCGACACGCGCGTCGGGATTCCCGAGGGCGTCGACCTCGAGACGCCGGAGTACTCGATCCGGTCGCGGATGAACGATATCGAGACGCCGGACGAGAAGACCTGGTTCATGGAACTGGACGAGGCCGTCGTCGACGAAGGCCGCTGTATCCAGTGTGGGACCTGTGTCGCCGCCTGCCCGTCGGACTCGATCGGGATCGGCGACGACGGCCTGCCGGAACTGGTCAAGATGTGTACCGGCTGTTCGCTCTGTTGGGACTTCTGTCCCCGCGGCGGCCTGCGCTACGAGCGCCAGTGGAAGATCACCGGCGGCGACGACAACGTCAAGGGCGCGGGCGACCCGATCACGGAGTTCTCTGCGAAGGTCGAGGACGACTGGACCGATCAGGCTCAGGACGGCGGTGTCGTCACCGGCGTCCTCGCGACCCTGCTCGAGGAGGGCGAGATCGACGGGGCGCTCGTCGCGACCGAGAGCGAGGAAGAAGAGTGGAAGGCCGAGAGCTACCTCGCGACGACGACCGAGGAACTCATCGAGAACGCCGGCACCGTCTACAATCAGACGATGGCGCTTGGCAACCTCGACCTCGGCCAGTGGGAGCACAAGCTCCCCGACAAGTCGTGGGACGAACTCAGCATCGCGATCGTCGGCACGCCCTGTGAGATCGAGGGCATCCGCGCCCTGCAGGACTTCGAGTGGGACTATCAGGCCCAGAACGAGGGCATCCGCGCGGTCGACTACACGATCGCGCTGATGTGTACGAAGAACTTCAACTATCACAGCCTCATGGGCGAGCAGCTAGAGGAGCAACGGGGTATCTCGCCGTCGGAGATCGGCAAGATGGACGTCCTCAACGGCAAGATGATGGTCTACGACCACGACGGCGAGATGATCGTCGAGGAGGACATCGAGAACTTCCACGACGCCGCGCTCAAGGGCTGTGACGAGTGTGCCGACTTCACCGGCTTCTGTTCGGACATCACCGTCGGCTCCGTCGGCTCGAGCGACGACTACTCGAGCGTCATCATCCGGACCGACCAGGGGATGAAGGCCTGGGAGATGACCGAGCCGAAACTCGACTACCACGACTTAGAAGACAAGTCCGCGGTCGGCAAGCTTCAGGGCTGGGACAAGAAGAAGGCTTTCGAGAGCCTCGAGCGTCCCTTCGACCCCGACGCGCCGCGGTTCATCGAGTACACCGACCACGCCGAGAACTACGGCACGGCGCTGAACCCCCACGATCAGGGGCACTGA
- a CDS encoding sulfurtransferase: MDDSVVVSPDWLASRLDDSAVRIVDVRDAWEFDGIGHIPGAVNVPFDSYRDESDVDRGTLPGAEAFAELLGDAGISPADTIVAYDDTHGVFAARFVLTALEYGHDDVRLLDGDYSAWNREYETTSETAAFESTDYDPDPLAPDESPLVGYDAVADALERDAVFVDTRELEEFEEARLPGAVRFDWREVVDDETRRLKPEAELEALLADHGITPDREIVLYCNTARRISHTYVVLTALGYEDVYFYEGSLTEWLANDGEIESGPVASE; this comes from the coding sequence ATGGACGACTCCGTCGTCGTTTCCCCCGACTGGCTCGCATCGCGTCTGGACGATTCCGCCGTGCGCATCGTCGACGTCAGGGACGCCTGGGAGTTCGACGGGATCGGTCACATCCCCGGCGCGGTGAACGTCCCGTTCGACAGCTACCGCGACGAGAGCGACGTCGATCGCGGGACCCTGCCCGGTGCCGAAGCCTTCGCCGAACTGCTCGGCGACGCGGGGATCAGCCCCGCGGACACGATCGTCGCCTACGACGACACCCACGGCGTCTTCGCGGCCCGGTTCGTGCTCACCGCACTGGAGTACGGGCACGACGACGTGCGCCTGTTAGACGGCGACTACAGCGCGTGGAATCGGGAGTACGAGACCACGAGCGAGACGGCCGCGTTCGAGTCGACCGACTACGACCCCGACCCGCTCGCGCCCGACGAGAGCCCGCTGGTCGGCTACGACGCCGTCGCGGATGCCCTCGAGCGCGACGCCGTCTTCGTCGACACGCGCGAACTCGAGGAGTTCGAGGAGGCGCGCTTGCCGGGCGCCGTCCGCTTCGACTGGCGCGAGGTCGTCGACGACGAGACGCGGCGGCTGAAGCCCGAGGCCGAACTCGAGGCGTTGCTCGCCGATCACGGCATCACGCCGGACCGCGAAATCGTCCTCTACTGCAACACCGCGCGGCGGATCAGCCACACCTACGTCGTGCTCACGGCGCTGGGCTACGAGGACGTCTACTTTTACGAGGGGAGTCTCACGGAGTGGCTCGCCAACGACGGCGAGATAGAGAGCGGTCCGGTCGCGTCCGAGTGA
- a CDS encoding DUF7553 family protein, with amino-acid sequence MARNELQSAAESIEAASTAASDDEAAERLQNQAAKFEDYATAEHGPDHGQLARHEHILKDIAGDEGGEVADHIDDALEAITEFRSTLEGV; translated from the coding sequence ATGGCTCGCAACGAACTCCAGAGTGCGGCCGAGTCGATCGAGGCGGCGTCGACGGCCGCGTCCGACGACGAGGCGGCGGAACGGCTGCAGAACCAGGCGGCAAAGTTCGAGGACTACGCCACGGCCGAGCACGGCCCCGATCACGGCCAGCTCGCGCGCCACGAGCACATCCTGAAGGACATCGCGGGCGACGAGGGCGGCGAGGTCGCGGACCACATCGACGATGCGCTCGAGGCGATCACCGAGTTCCGCTCGACGCTCGAGGGCGTCTGA
- a CDS encoding AEC family transporter: MADLLGIFGSAIGPIVAIAGVGYVLATVKEIDPEPLNTAVVYVLAPALVFHSLAVTELEAATLARVTIGIVAFTATMWGVAELAGRAVGEREPALSGLVLVAIFCNSGNLGIPVSDFAFGEVGRQTAVLFLSVQSVLMYTVGVYVASRSSGSAGLEGVRRVFYIPLAYAVIAALGARALDLVPPEDTAAMETLQLVGDASIPLMLLILGIQLARTDTASAVSRAWPATALKMGIAPVVGLGVALLVGFENPTVARVFVLETAMPAAVTPLILVIEFAGSARTEGVLVSEYVSTCVFLTTLLAIPVLTVLIAVLQSGVVI, encoded by the coding sequence ATGGCCGATCTGCTCGGTATCTTCGGCTCCGCTATCGGCCCGATCGTCGCTATCGCGGGCGTGGGCTACGTCCTTGCGACCGTCAAGGAGATCGATCCGGAGCCGCTGAACACGGCCGTCGTCTACGTGTTGGCTCCGGCGCTGGTCTTTCACAGCCTCGCCGTCACGGAACTCGAGGCAGCGACGCTCGCGCGAGTGACGATCGGTATCGTCGCCTTCACCGCGACGATGTGGGGGGTCGCCGAACTCGCCGGCCGCGCCGTCGGCGAGCGCGAACCCGCCCTGAGCGGACTGGTGCTCGTCGCGATCTTCTGTAACTCAGGGAACCTCGGCATCCCCGTCTCCGATTTCGCGTTCGGCGAGGTCGGCCGGCAGACGGCCGTCCTCTTCCTCTCGGTCCAGTCCGTGCTGATGTACACGGTCGGCGTCTACGTCGCCTCCCGGAGCAGCGGGTCGGCCGGCCTCGAGGGCGTCCGCCGCGTGTTCTACATCCCGTTGGCCTACGCCGTCATCGCGGCGCTGGGTGCGCGGGCGCTGGATCTCGTCCCGCCCGAGGACACGGCGGCGATGGAGACGCTCCAACTCGTCGGCGACGCCTCGATTCCGCTCATGTTGCTCATTCTGGGCATCCAGCTCGCGCGCACCGACACTGCCTCCGCCGTCTCTCGCGCCTGGCCCGCGACGGCGCTCAAGATGGGCATCGCCCCCGTCGTCGGCCTCGGCGTCGCCCTCCTCGTCGGCTTCGAGAACCCGACCGTCGCGCGCGTGTTCGTCCTCGAGACGGCGATGCCCGCCGCCGTCACGCCGCTGATCCTCGTCATCGAGTTCGCCGGCAGCGCCCGGACGGAGGGCGTCCTCGTCTCGGAGTACGTCTCGACCTGCGTGTTCCTGACGACGCTGCTCGCGATTCCGGTGTTGACCGTCCTGATCGCGGTCTTGCAGTCCGGCGTCGTGATCTGA
- a CDS encoding polysaccharide deacetylase family protein, producing MKRRAYLVTAAAATLGGCSALSDSETSDEPTETDGTGGDDSSDPSDTIDEDPGSFDQFDDLSMWEVMEGSLELDAQRAYVGDQSGRMTADESQQRVMIKRRFDSPRDLSTEFPALALATEEDVDPMVQLTDTDGNRLLLQCALEPGLPLARHDLAVTDTDGDPDLSAIKHVKISAWAGDDRSVTVWVDDLHFVSRPETGKVLLQFGGDESVYTRARSTLSDHDFPATAFVPTDYVGGSGYLSESQLETLRSDGWTIGSQGTTADELAGATESAQREQVEGAIEWLEDNGFEDGANYFSYPLNRYDDGAMNVVAENHDIGFVGGYAGHGDLSNPALAPRAVSPDADEAQRILDRTARFRTITTLSYPDLTGGSRRAFEETISHLADLESAGEVEVVGPDDIASNHVHEE from the coding sequence ATGAAACGACGAGCGTATCTGGTGACGGCCGCCGCGGCGACGCTCGGTGGCTGTTCCGCCCTGAGCGATTCCGAAACCTCCGACGAGCCGACCGAAACCGACGGTACCGGTGGTGACGACTCGTCCGATCCGTCGGACACGATCGACGAGGATCCCGGCTCGTTCGACCAGTTCGACGACCTCTCGATGTGGGAGGTGATGGAGGGCTCGCTGGAGCTCGACGCGCAGCGAGCGTACGTCGGCGATCAGTCCGGCCGCATGACGGCCGACGAATCCCAGCAGCGAGTGATGATCAAACGTCGGTTCGACTCACCGCGAGACCTCTCGACCGAGTTCCCCGCGCTGGCGCTCGCGACCGAGGAAGACGTCGATCCGATGGTCCAGCTCACCGACACCGACGGGAACCGGCTGCTCCTCCAGTGTGCCCTCGAGCCGGGGCTTCCGCTCGCGCGTCACGATCTCGCGGTTACGGACACGGACGGCGATCCGGACCTGAGCGCGATCAAGCACGTCAAGATCTCCGCGTGGGCTGGCGACGACCGGTCGGTGACGGTGTGGGTCGACGATCTCCACTTCGTCTCCCGACCGGAGACGGGCAAAGTCCTCCTCCAGTTCGGCGGCGACGAGTCCGTCTACACGCGGGCGCGTTCGACGCTGTCGGACCACGACTTCCCCGCGACGGCGTTCGTCCCCACCGACTACGTGGGCGGCAGCGGCTATCTCAGCGAAAGCCAACTCGAGACCCTCCGGAGCGACGGCTGGACGATCGGTAGCCAGGGGACGACCGCCGACGAGCTCGCCGGCGCGACCGAGTCGGCCCAGCGCGAGCAGGTCGAGGGAGCGATCGAGTGGCTCGAGGACAACGGGTTCGAGGACGGCGCGAACTACTTCTCGTATCCGCTCAACCGCTACGACGACGGGGCGATGAACGTCGTCGCGGAGAACCACGACATCGGATTCGTCGGCGGCTACGCCGGTCACGGTGACCTGTCGAACCCCGCCCTCGCGCCGCGGGCCGTCAGTCCGGACGCCGACGAGGCCCAACGGATCCTCGATCGAACGGCCCGGTTCCGGACGATCACGACGCTCTCCTACCCCGATCTCACCGGTGGGTCGCGGCGGGCGTTCGAGGAGACGATCTCACACCTCGCCGACCTCGAGTCGGCCGGCGAGGTCGAGGTCGTCGGCCCGGATGATATCGCGTCGAATCACGTCCACGAGGAGTAG
- a CDS encoding rubrerythrin family protein — MTDPETFVDTVSEENQTALSRLGSSKSLYAETEGEIETEPVLEATADAEYAAWQTFLEWADDEADDDAREAFETTAAEEQDHYETVDDKLADDEYEPEDVPALHEYLRDQEDTVSRVGALVGRILASQRSKDQVVGYFVGDADPQTASLFRGFGEDLDDQLERAKALLETVCESDEDWDRAEEAATGAIQAAYDEYVETLEGMGANPKPVC; from the coding sequence ATGACCGATCCCGAGACGTTCGTCGACACTGTCAGCGAGGAAAACCAGACCGCGCTCTCGCGACTCGGCTCCTCGAAGTCGCTGTACGCCGAGACCGAAGGCGAGATCGAAACCGAACCCGTCCTCGAGGCGACCGCCGACGCCGAGTACGCCGCCTGGCAGACCTTCCTCGAGTGGGCCGACGACGAGGCGGACGACGACGCGCGGGAAGCGTTCGAAACGACGGCCGCGGAGGAGCAGGACCACTACGAGACCGTCGACGACAAGCTCGCGGACGACGAGTACGAGCCGGAGGACGTTCCCGCGCTCCACGAGTACCTGCGCGATCAGGAGGACACCGTCTCCCGCGTCGGCGCGCTCGTCGGACGCATCCTCGCGAGCCAGCGCTCGAAGGATCAGGTCGTCGGCTACTTCGTCGGCGACGCCGACCCCCAGACCGCCAGCCTGTTCCGCGGCTTCGGCGAGGACCTGGACGACCAACTCGAGCGCGCGAAAGCGCTCCTCGAGACGGTCTGTGAGAGCGACGAGGACTGGGACCGCGCCGAGGAGGCCGCCACCGGCGCGATCCAGGCCGCCTACGACGAGTACGTCGAGACGCTCGAGGGGATGGGCGCGAATCCGAAGCCCGTCTGCTGA
- a CDS encoding sulfurtransferase: MANDYANDVLVTADWVADRLDDFQDDDSDLRLVEVDVDTEAYEDEHAPGAIGFNWETQLQDQTQRDILDKEDFEDLLGSHGISEDDTVVLYGDNSNWFAAYTYWQFKYYGHDEVYLLDGGREYWLENDYPTTDEEPDFSETEYDAAGPRESIRAYREDVENAIDRGVPLVDVRSPEEFSGEILAPSGLQETAQRGGHIPGAKNISWAAVTNDDGTFKDYDELEELYAEEDIDGDETTVAYCRIGERSSVAWFALHELLGYEDTVNYDGSWTEWGNLVNAPIETGSGE, translated from the coding sequence ATGGCAAACGACTACGCCAACGACGTACTCGTCACGGCCGACTGGGTCGCTGACCGACTCGACGACTTCCAGGACGACGACTCCGACCTCCGACTGGTCGAGGTCGACGTCGACACGGAAGCTTACGAAGACGAACACGCGCCCGGCGCGATCGGGTTCAACTGGGAGACGCAGCTCCAGGACCAGACCCAGCGAGACATCCTCGACAAGGAAGACTTCGAGGACCTCCTCGGGAGCCACGGCATCAGCGAGGACGACACGGTCGTCCTCTACGGTGACAACTCCAACTGGTTCGCCGCCTACACCTACTGGCAGTTCAAGTACTACGGTCACGACGAGGTCTACCTGCTCGACGGTGGCCGCGAGTACTGGCTCGAGAACGACTACCCGACCACGGACGAGGAGCCGGACTTCTCGGAAACCGAGTACGACGCCGCCGGTCCGCGCGAGAGCATCCGCGCGTACCGAGAGGACGTCGAGAACGCAATCGATCGCGGCGTTCCGCTCGTCGACGTTCGCTCGCCCGAGGAGTTCTCCGGCGAGATCCTCGCGCCCTCGGGCCTGCAGGAGACCGCCCAGCGCGGCGGTCACATCCCCGGCGCGAAGAACATCTCGTGGGCCGCCGTGACCAACGACGACGGCACCTTCAAGGACTACGACGAGCTCGAGGAGCTCTACGCCGAGGAGGACATCGACGGCGACGAGACGACCGTCGCCTACTGCCGCATCGGCGAGCGCTCCTCCGTCGCCTGGTTCGCGCTCCACGAACTGCTCGGCTACGAGGACACCGTCAACTACGACGGCTCCTGGACCGAGTGGGGTAACCTCGTCAACGCGCCGATCGAAACCGGCAGCGGCGAGTAA
- a CDS encoding haloacid dehalogenase type II — translation MAFDPDRVTTVTFDSYSTLVDVDATVAALADHADIEDPDPISRTWRERSMQYTLVANHLESYETFYEINRDALAYALAAHGIDLPADEREAILEVYHELEVFDDVRESIERLHEAGYDTYVLSNGNPDMLDSMVDHAGIGDLLVDTISADELGTFKPDPDLYRHAAGRTGTPLDELVHVSALWFDVQGAIHAGMQGVWLDRKGTPWEPFGDEPDLITEGIAAVADRLER, via the coding sequence ATGGCGTTCGATCCCGACCGCGTCACGACGGTCACGTTCGACTCCTACAGCACGCTCGTCGACGTCGATGCGACCGTAGCTGCACTGGCGGACCACGCGGATATCGAGGACCCGGACCCCATCTCCCGGACCTGGCGCGAGCGGTCGATGCAGTACACGCTCGTCGCGAACCACCTCGAGTCCTACGAGACGTTCTACGAGATCAACCGCGACGCGCTCGCCTACGCACTGGCGGCTCACGGAATCGACCTCCCCGCCGACGAACGCGAGGCGATCCTCGAGGTCTATCACGAACTCGAGGTCTTCGACGACGTCCGGGAGAGCATCGAGCGGTTGCACGAGGCCGGCTACGACACGTACGTCCTCTCGAACGGGAACCCGGACATGCTCGATTCGATGGTCGACCACGCCGGTATCGGCGACCTCCTCGTCGATACCATCAGCGCGGACGAACTCGGGACGTTCAAGCCCGATCCGGATCTCTACCGCCACGCCGCCGGGCGGACGGGGACGCCGCTCGACGAACTCGTCCACGTCTCGGCGCTGTGGTTCGACGTGCAGGGCGCGATCCACGCCGGGATGCAGGGCGTCTGGCTCGACCGGAAGGGGACCCCGTGGGAGCCCTTCGGCGACGAACCGGATCTGATCACCGAGGGGATCGCGGCGGTCGCGGATCGACTGGAGCGGTGA